From the genome of Vigna radiata var. radiata cultivar VC1973A unplaced genomic scaffold, Vradiata_ver6 scaffold_415, whole genome shotgun sequence:
GTTTATGAAATATTAGAAGTATGGCAAGCATTGAAACACAACATAAATTGGAATACAAACCTGGGAGGTATTTTAATCAGATATTTAAAAGCTTCAATGTTCATCTCTTTGATATTTGTCATTTCTTTTTCCCATGTTTGGGGAGTGGTTGTTGTAGCTGCCTTCCACATCAACCTCTTGAGTTGTTTTCTTGGGAATTGTTTTCTGAAATTGGCGTATAGGTGTCTAATGCAAAATTGCTGATCAACTCCTGGAAGCACTTCTTGAAAAGCTTTCAATAGGCCCTGTTATTtcaataacaaagtaaaaaggTGTCtaacacaaaataatttaatatgcatTGTTAGAGGTCTTAATTTaattaccttttgttgatctgaNTGTTATTtcaataacaaagtaaaaaggTGTCtaacacaaaataatttaatatgcatTGTTAGAGGTCTTAATTTaattaccttttgttgatctgacatGAATGTACATGATGCACATATTGTCGCCCCACCAAGATCTTCAACCAGAAGTTCTCTAAACCATTTCCAAGTGGCCTTGTTCTCCACTTCCACAATGGCATATGAAATAGGTAGCATTTGGTCGTTTGCGTCCCTTCCAACAGCAGTCAACATTTCCCCACCATATTTACCTTTCAAAAATGCACCATCCAGCCCTATAATAGGCCTGCAAAACACAAAACTATCCTTGCAGGCTTTCAGACAAACATAAAACCTCCTGAATATAGGTCCTTGCAGGGTTTCATTTGGTTCAACTTTAACCTCAACTATGGATCCAGGATTACGAGTTAGGATCTCATTTGCATAATCGTAGATCCTTTTATATTGCTCTTTGAAAGACCCATCAACATGGTCTAAAGCAATGGCTTTAGCCCTATAAGCCATGGATTGAGATAAACCTACATTCCACTTTCTATTTATCTTGTGAACAATGTCCACTCCCTTAACTCTGGGATTTTCTCTAACAGTTTTCTCCAACCTCTTACTCAGCCATTTTGAATTAAGTAATTTGACCTTGTGCTCTCTACTACAAGTGTGGTTGTCAACAATAGTCCTTAATTgccatgtttttattgcatccATATAACCACAATATGCCAACCAGGGGCACTTTCCTTTAGATCCCATACATTTTGCCCTAActcttttcttatcattttttacGTATCTTATATTTCTACCATTTTATATTGCATAGGTTTTTATGGCATCCAACAAATCTTCCTTTTGAGCAAAATACATCCCCAAATCCCACTTGTAATCAACCATCGATTTAGGCATAGTAAATGTCACAAACTTTCCATAActctcttcatcatcttctgcaTCACTTTCTGCTCCACTAACGAGCTCTTCAGATTCCCATTCTTCATCAGACAAGCCTCTGTTATCATCAGAGTTTATGCCATCATCCACATCACTATCAGAAAAGTCAGTGACTGATTCTCCACCATATTCGAcatcaatttctatatcacCAAAGCAATTTCCATCTCCTAGATCCTCTTGTATTTCACAGTCAACCAAGTCTTCCATATAGTCATCATTAACATGAACATTGCCATCACCATTGCCATCCTCACCACTAGAACTACAACTACGGACAGTAGCAGTATCTCCTTCACACTAGGTTTCAATTTGACC
Proteins encoded in this window:
- the LOC106755475 gene encoding uncharacterized protein LOC106755475, whose amino-acid sequence is MGSKGKCPWLAYCGYMDAIKTWQLRTIVDNHTCSREHKVKLLNSKWLSKRLEKTVRENPRVKGVDIVHKINRKWNVGLSQSMAYRAKAIALDHVDGSFKEQYKRIYDYANEILTRNPGSIVEVKVEPNETLQGPIFRRFYVCLKACKDSFVFCRPIIGLDGAFLKGKYGGEMLTAVGRDANDQMLPISYAIVEVENKATWKWFRELLVEDLGGATICASCTFMSDQQKGLLKAFQEVLPGVDQQFCIRHLYANFRKQFPRKQLKRLMWKAATTTTPQTWEKEMTNIKEMNIEAFKYLIKIPPRHWSRSSWSAEKLFEVRHASQVGEKLVVDLDKHECSCRKWAVLGIPCCHTLAAMKFLNLDVEDFILGWFRKATYEKTYSSIVYPINGKNMWQVTPYNDVFPPKKRVLPGRPKKKRRLEEWELVRDETRMRNDGQCKRCGICREMGHNRKSCKKSTQ